Proteins encoded by one window of Vigna radiata var. radiata cultivar VC1973A chromosome 5, Vradiata_ver6, whole genome shotgun sequence:
- the LOC106762165 gene encoding uncharacterized protein LOC106762165 isoform X1, whose amino-acid sequence MLLRSCTVSTPTSWFSHSVQSSSESEPILRVPRAISTPIQNLAETSMSGKKICLSRSKVLKNKMKESEEMEETKQKFFRKSGTPPSVRELFSSSGLDEHEEGGLGLQTSVMGGGMGSGGGRICGGFNGSGRGSHGRDWTDAYYQNMIEANPNNALLLGNYAKFLKEVRGDYPRAGEYLERAILVNPGDANVLSLYADLIWQTEKNADRAEGYFDQAVKSSPDDCYVLASYAKFLWDVEEDEEDKECQQNTDLGHAYPLDLFKETRDSPHVTEAFQSYLSE is encoded by the exons ATGTTACTCAGAAGTTGCACCGTATCAACTCCAACCTCATGGTTTTCCCATTCCGTGCAatcttcatctgaatcagaaCCGATTCTTCGGGTTCCTAGAGCAATTTCAACTCCAATACAGAACTTGGCTGAGACAAGTATGTCTGGGAAGAAAATTTGCTTGTCACGAAGTAAAGTCCTGAAGAATAAGATGAAAGAAagtgaagaaatggaagagacAAAGCAGAAATTTTTCAGGAAGAGTGGAACACCACCTTCAGTTCGGGAACTGTTTTCGAGTTCTGGTTTAGATGAGCATGAAGAGGGTGGTTTGGGGTTGCAGACTTCGGTGATGGGTGGTGGGATGGGGAGTGGTGGTGGCAGGATCTGTGGTGGTTTTAATGGAAGTGGAAGAGGCTCACATGGTAGGGATTGGACGGATGCTTATTACCAGAACATGATTGAAGCGAACCCCAATAATGCTCTTTTGCTTGGAAATTATGCTAAGTTTTTGAAGGAG GTTCGTGGAGATTATCCTAGAGCAGGGGAGTATCTTGAAAGAGCCATTTTGGTTAATCCTGGAGATGCTAATGTTTTGTCCCTCTATGCTGATTTGATATGGCAGACAGAGAAGAATGCTGATCGAGCTGAGGGCTATTTTGATCAAGCTGTTAAAAGTTCACCAGATGATTG CTATGTTCTGGCTTCTTATGCAAAATTTCTCTGGGatgttgaagaagatgaagaagacaaagaaTGCCAACAAAACACTGATCTAGGCCATGCATATCCACTTGATCTCTTTAAAGAAACCAGAGATAGCCCCCATGTTACCGAAGCTTTTCAATCCTACCTCTCTGAATGA
- the LOC106762165 gene encoding uncharacterized protein LOC106762165 isoform X2 — MLLRSCTVSTPTSWFSHSVQSSSESEPILRVPRAISTPIQNLAETSMSGKKICLSRSKVLKNKMKESEEMEETKQKFFRKSGTPPSVRELFSSSGLDEHEEGGLGLQTSVMGGGMGSGGGRICGGFNGSGRGSHGRDWTDAYYQNMIEANPNNALLLGNYAKFLKETEKNADRAEGYFDQAVKSSPDDCYVLASYAKFLWDVEEDEEDKECQQNTDLGHAYPLDLFKETRDSPHVTEAFQSYLSE, encoded by the exons ATGTTACTCAGAAGTTGCACCGTATCAACTCCAACCTCATGGTTTTCCCATTCCGTGCAatcttcatctgaatcagaaCCGATTCTTCGGGTTCCTAGAGCAATTTCAACTCCAATACAGAACTTGGCTGAGACAAGTATGTCTGGGAAGAAAATTTGCTTGTCACGAAGTAAAGTCCTGAAGAATAAGATGAAAGAAagtgaagaaatggaagagacAAAGCAGAAATTTTTCAGGAAGAGTGGAACACCACCTTCAGTTCGGGAACTGTTTTCGAGTTCTGGTTTAGATGAGCATGAAGAGGGTGGTTTGGGGTTGCAGACTTCGGTGATGGGTGGTGGGATGGGGAGTGGTGGTGGCAGGATCTGTGGTGGTTTTAATGGAAGTGGAAGAGGCTCACATGGTAGGGATTGGACGGATGCTTATTACCAGAACATGATTGAAGCGAACCCCAATAATGCTCTTTTGCTTGGAAATTATGCTAAGTTTTTGAAGGAG ACAGAGAAGAATGCTGATCGAGCTGAGGGCTATTTTGATCAAGCTGTTAAAAGTTCACCAGATGATTG CTATGTTCTGGCTTCTTATGCAAAATTTCTCTGGGatgttgaagaagatgaagaagacaaagaaTGCCAACAAAACACTGATCTAGGCCATGCATATCCACTTGATCTCTTTAAAGAAACCAGAGATAGCCCCCATGTTACCGAAGCTTTTCAATCCTACCTCTCTGAATGA
- the LOC106762164 gene encoding G-type lectin S-receptor-like serine/threonine-protein kinase SD2-5, with product MMGILRRGTLFFCVFLLFSTCLAKDQHILQIYPGFSASQPDWSDHNGFFLISNNSAFGFGFFTTLDVSSFVLVVLHLSSYKVVWTANRGLLVGKSAKFELERSGNAYLKGDDGVVWATNTTGHKVRAMELLDSGNLVLVGDNGTAIWQSFSHPTDTLLPGQEFVEGMMLKSFHNSLNMIYYLSYKAGDLLLYAGFETPQVYWSLSEEVHTSSKNSTTKVHSASLMSNSWRFYDTNRALLWKVNFSEHSDQNSLWAATLDPTGAITFYDLNKGRSPTPEAFKVPQGPCSTPQPCDPYYACLNDNWCICPKLLRTRFNCKPPNISTCSSTSIELVSVGEDLDYFALKYTTPVSKSTLNSCKESCVGNCSCRVLFFENSTGRCFHFDETGSFQRSKLGTSGYVSFMKVSIGSDDGHSNKNGRNDTVLVVIIVVLTVLVIVGLVTVFLYYYKRKKNVARYPEDTFEEDDDFLDSISGMPARFTFAALCRATKDFSTKIGEGGFGSVYLGELEDGTQLAVKKLEGVGQGAKEFKAEVSIIGSIHHVHLVKLKGFCAEGPHRLLVYEYMARGSLDKWIFKNSENSFLLNWETRYNIAIGTAKGLAYLHEECEVRIIHCDIKPQNVLLDDNFTAKVSDFGLAKLMSREQSHVFTTLRGTRGYLAPEWITNYAISEKSDVFSYGMLLLEIIGGRKNYDQWEGAEKAHFPSYVFRMMDEGKLKEVLDPKIDIDKKDERVETALKVALWCIQDDVSLRPSMSKVSQMLEGLCVVPDPPSLSQAGTYSAFMKLSSGEATSSGQASFFSNVPMSCVQLSGPR from the coding sequence ATGATGGGTATATTAAGACGGGGAACATTGTTTTTCTGTGTGTTCCTTTTGTTTAGTACCTGTCTGGCGAAAGATCAACACATTCTTCAGATATATCCTGGCTTCAGTGCATCTCAGCCTGATTGGAGCGACCATAATGGTTTTTTCTTGATATCCAACAACTCTGCTTTCGGTTTTGGATTCTTCACTACTCTCGATGTTTCGTCGTTTGTTTTAGTTGTCTTGCACTTAAGCAGCTACAAAGTGGTTTGGACTGCCAACAGAGGTTTATTGGTTGGGAAATCTGCTAAGTTTGAGCTGGAGCGTAGTGGGAATGCATATTTGAAAGGTGATGATGGTGTGGTTTGGGCAACAAATACAACAGGGCATAAAGTGAGAGCCATGGAGTTGCTAGACTCAGGGAATTTGGTGTTGGTTGGGGATAATGGGACAGCCATTTGGCAAAGTTTTAGCCATCCCACTGACACTCTTTTGCCAGGGCAAGAATTTGTGGAGGGAATGATGCTCAAAAGCTTCCACAACAGCTTGAACATGATCTATTATCTTAGTTATAAGGCCGGTGATTTGCTTCTCTACGCAGGATTTGAAACTCCACAAGTGTACTGGTCCCTATCAGAAGAGGTTCATACAAGCTCCAAAAATTCCACCACCAAGGTTCACTCAGCTTCTCTGATGTCCAATTCATGGAGATTTTATGACACAAATCGAGCTTTGCTGTGGAAAGTTAATTTCTCTGAGCACTCAGATCAAAACTCATTGTGGGCTGCTACCTTGGATCCAACCGGTGCTATCACTTTTTATGACCTTAACAAAGGGAGGTCTCCCACCCCTGAGGCATTTAAGGTACCACAAGGCCCATGTAGCACTCCTCAGCCTTGTGATCCTTACTATGCTTGCTTAAATGACAACTGGTGCATCTGCCCCAAACTTCTCAGAACTCGTTTTAACTGCAAACCTCCCAACATCTCCACCTGTTCCAGTACTTCAATAGAACTTGTGTCTGTCGGTGAAGATCTTGATTATTTTGCTCTCAAGTACACTACACCGGTCTCAAAATCAACCCTGAATTCTTGCAAAGAGTCTTGCGTAGGAAACTGCTCTTGCCGTGTGCTTTTCTTTGAAAACAGTACCGGTAGATGCTTTCATTTTGATGAGACTGGGAGTTTCCAACGCAGTAAGTTGGGCACCAGTGGTTATGTTTCATTCATGAAGGTCTCCATTGGTAGTGACGATGGACATAGCAACAAAAATGGAAGGAATGACACGGTGCTAGTTGTAATCATAGTAGTTCTCACAGTTCTGGTTATTGTTGGTCTTGTCACAGTATTTTTGTACTACTACAAGAGGAAGAAGAATGTTGCTAGGTATCCTGAAGACACCTTTGAGGAAGACGATGATTTCTTGGACAGTATCTCTGGGATGCCTGCGCGTTTTACTTTTGCTGCTCTTTGTAGAGCAACTAAGGACTTCTCCACAAAAATTGGGGAAGGAGGTTTTGGCTCAGTGTATTTAGGTGAGCTCGAAGATGGCACCCAGTTGGCTGTGAAAAAATTGGAAGGTGTTGGACAAGGCGCCAAAGAGTTCAAAGCAGAAGTGTCCATAATTGGAAGTATTCATCATGTTCATTTGGTGAAGCTCAAAGGGTTCTGTGCTGAGGGTCCCCATCGCCTTCTTGTCTATGAATACATGGCAAGGGGTTCTCTCGACAAATGGATTTTCAAGAACAGTGAGAACAGTTTCTTGCTGAACTGGGAGACAAGGTACAACATTGCAATAGGCACGGCTAAGGGATTGGCCTATCTCCACGAGGAGTGTGAAGTGAGGATTATCCACTGTGACATCAAGCCACAAAATGTTCTTCTTGATGACAATTTCACAGCAAAGGTTTCAGATTTTGGATTGGCCAAGCTAATGAGCCGCGAGCAGAGCCATGTGTTCACAACTCTGAGGGGCACAAGAGGGTATTTAGCACCAGAATGGATTACCAACTACGCAATTTCGGAGAAGAGTGATGTGTTCAGCTATGGCATGCTCTTGCTTGAGATAATCGGAGGAAGGAAGAACTATGATCAATGGGAAGGGGCAGAGAAGGCACATTTTCCTTCTTATGTGTTCAGAATGATGGATGAAGGGAAACTGAAAGAAGTTCTTGATCCAAAGATTGATATTGATAAGAAGGACGAAAGGGTTGAAACTGCTCTAAAAGTTGCTCTTTGGTGCATACAAGATGACGTGAGTTTGAGACCTTCCATGTCAAAGGTATCTCAGATGCTTGAAGGCTTGTGTGTTGTACCTGATCCCCCTTCATTATCTCAAGCTGGTACTTATTCAGCTTTCATGAAATTGAGTAGTGGAGAAGCTACTTCATCGGGACAGGCCAGTTTTTTCAGTAATGTACCCATGTCATGTGTTCAATTATCAGGACCAAGATGA
- the LOC106761659 gene encoding glucan endo-1,3-beta-glucosidase 14, translating into MFSSFFNRLLLFFLLFSLVLGDKAFTGTYGVNYGRIADNLPPPESVVTLLKAAKIKNIRIYDADHHVLRAFKGSGIEIVVGLGNEFLTEMSVGEDRAMSWVKENVQQFLPGTKIRGIAVGNEILGGTDIQLWEVLLPAAKNVHNALSKLGLAKNVQVSSPHSEAVFANSFPPSSCTFKEDVLPYMKPLLQFFSQIGTPFFINAYPFLAYKNDPQHIDLNYALLEKSPGIYDAKTKLHYGNMFEAQVDAAYAALEKVGFGKMEVIVSETGWASRGDDNEAGATIKNARTYNLNLRKRLLKKKGTPYRPKKVVRAYIFALFNENSKPGPTSERNFGLFKADGSIAYDIGFTGLEPSSATSSLISLKGDGAWLVLAFTSLVALFL; encoded by the exons ATGTTCTCTTCCTTTTTTAATCGCCTTCTGCTCTTCTTTCTACTATTTTCTCTTG TTTTAGGGGATAAAGCATTTACAGGAACATATGGTGTAAACTATGGTAGGATAGCTGATAACCTGCCTCCCCCAGAAAGTGTGGTTACCTTACTCAAAGCAGCAAAAATTAAGAACATAAGAATATACGATGCTGATCATCATGTTCTTCGTGCCTTCAAAGGGTCTGGCATTGAAATTGTGGTTGGACTTGGCAATGAATTTCTGACGGAAATGAGTGTGGGAGAGGATAGAGCGATGAGTTGGGTCAAAGAAAACGTTCAGCAATTTCTTCCAGGAACCAAAATCCGTGGAATTGCAGTGGGAAATGAAATCCTGGGAGGCACAGATATACAACTCTGGGAAGTTCTGCTACCTGCAGCAAAGAATGTTCACAATGCCCTAAGTAAGCTTGGTCTAGCAAAAAATGTTCAAGTTTCAAGTCCACATTCTGAGGCTGTATTTGCTAACTCTTTTCCTCCATCCTCATGCACTTTCAAGGAAGATGTTCTTCCATATATGAAGCCTCTCTTGCAATTCTTCTCACAGATCGGCACTCCTTTTTTCATAAATGCATATCCCTTTCTTGCCTATAAGAATGATCCACAACACATTGACCTTAACTATGCTCTCTTGGAAAAAAGTCCTGGGATTTATGATGCAAAGACTAAACTGCATTATGGTAACATGTTTGAGGCTCAGGTTGATGCAGCTTATGCTGCCTTGGAGAAGGTTGGTTTTGGGAAGATGGAAGTCATTGTTTCTGAGACTGGTTGGGCTTCTCGTGGGGATGATAATGAAGCTGGAGCAACGATAAAGAACGCAAGAACCTACAATCTTAATCTGCGTAAGCGGTTACTGAAGAAGAAAGGAACCCCTTATAGGCCAAAAAAGGTGGTCAGGGCTTATATCTTTGCTTTGTTTAATGAAAACTCGAAACCTGGTCCAACATCCGAGAGAAACTTCGGATTGTTTAAGGCTGATGGAAGCATTGCATATGATATTGGCTTCACTGGACTTGAACCATCTTCGGCAACTTcatctttaatttccttaaag GGTGATGGAGCCTGGTTAGTGCTGGCTTTCACAAGTTTGGTTGCGTTATTTTTATAG